A region from the Polaribacter sp. Hel1_33_78 genome encodes:
- a CDS encoding tetratricopeptide repeat protein: MKVFLKILKVILTIVFFSYTLFVLYFLGLAPKEKRFKIAGHQQGVYLSQTMFNILTYQNPNYSDAYFEQSVPFNKRGDFATGFQLLNKAVELDPSLHLGYRGYMKLRFLRDYKKALFDLNRLDSLTPNFTDAPWGEDIDFLRGECHFGNKEYQKAIDCFNRNVKNNKEDWVDINTFTYLGMCEYELGNYEKSISEFNRVLKQSENTPEAHFGLAKAYLKLENLDKVNEHILKAEKSIDYKREDPYKEFQNEIYLEEITEFKQKMNQ, translated from the coding sequence ATGAAGGTTTTTTTAAAAATATTAAAAGTAATATTAACAATAGTATTTTTTTCTTACACACTATTTGTATTGTATTTCCTTGGTCTTGCTCCTAAAGAAAAAAGGTTTAAAATAGCAGGACATCAACAAGGTGTTTATCTTTCTCAAACTATGTTTAATATCCTAACATACCAAAACCCAAATTATTCAGATGCTTACTTTGAACAATCTGTCCCTTTTAATAAAAGAGGAGATTTTGCTACAGGGTTTCAGTTATTAAATAAAGCAGTTGAACTTGACCCAAGTTTACATTTAGGCTATCGTGGATATATGAAACTTCGTTTTTTAAGAGATTATAAAAAAGCATTGTTCGATTTAAATAGACTTGACAGTTTAACGCCAAATTTCACGGACGCACCTTGGGGAGAAGATATTGATTTCTTGAGGGGCGAATGTCATTTTGGGAATAAGGAATATCAAAAAGCCATAGATTGCTTTAATCGTAATGTAAAGAATAATAAGGAAGATTGGGTTGATATAAACACATTTACTTATCTCGGAATGTGTGAATATGAACTTGGGAATTATGAAAAGTCAATTTCAGAATTTAATAGAGTGTTAAAGCAATCCGAAAATACACCAGAAGCACATTTTGGATTGGCAAAAGCATATCTAAAATTAGAAAATTTAGATAAAGTAAACGAACATATTTTAAAAGCAGAAAAATCGATTGATTATAAAAGAGAAGACCCTTACAAAGAATTTCAAAACGAAATATATTTAGAGGAAATAACTGAATTTAAACAGAAAATGAACCAATAA
- a CDS encoding RNA-directed DNA polymerase has protein sequence MIKGIGIDKDVLDKFDYELAIKRIKRDINSDFIFAPHYSIIFEKASKELFEQLKTKLLSGNYSTRLPISMNVIKQNGFSRNGSILEPIDRLAYQLVVDYIGKKAENEIDRTQVFSNVLLNEDIDGKMFERSGDSYDKFKNRIQELSKSGKYTHVLKSDISSYFDKIYQHNIGNLLYSSGADSKAVSFLERFMLLLRENDSHGIVQGVFPSDLLGNFALCDIDAQHSLEGLEFSRYVDDIYIFFDSLNNAKIHKVRLGNWLRKDGLTLNESKTRIFEVNELQHEESELDKLFENAKSEIIDRTIEIDVNYGLDSLIWDLETNTTYEEKYDEEDLKLEATKKLFNSRKEFSNKFKIEKYCLSIFTTVNCDYAIEQVLKNFADEPSLAQTYFGYLRKMIVSNRITHSDIESLLKKPNLIFDYQKKWVYSLILYLDNVNPEILNIAMKDLKSNEKNISLRALCAIIIGKHGTSAFRRILKTHYQSENSEYVKSAILYASQYFSTQNRDTCYKAWSGHSDINTLIVRALKKK, from the coding sequence ATGATAAAGGGAATTGGAATTGATAAAGATGTATTAGATAAATTCGACTACGAATTAGCAATAAAAAGAATAAAGAGAGATATTAATAGTGATTTCATTTTTGCACCTCATTATTCCATAATATTTGAAAAAGCATCTAAAGAATTATTTGAACAACTAAAAACTAAATTACTAAGTGGAAACTATTCAACTAGATTGCCCATTTCTATGAATGTTATTAAACAAAATGGTTTTAGTAGAAATGGTTCGATTTTAGAACCTATTGATAGATTAGCATATCAATTAGTAGTTGATTACATCGGAAAAAAAGCTGAAAATGAAATTGACAGAACACAAGTATTCAGTAATGTTTTGCTAAATGAAGATATTGATGGAAAAATGTTTGAAAGGTCAGGAGATAGTTATGATAAATTTAAAAACAGAATTCAAGAACTTTCAAAATCAGGAAAATATACACATGTATTAAAATCAGATATTTCCTCTTATTTTGATAAAATATATCAACACAACATAGGAAACCTTCTGTATTCATCAGGTGCAGATAGTAAAGCAGTTAGCTTTCTTGAAAGATTCATGTTATTACTACGTGAAAATGATTCTCATGGAATCGTTCAAGGTGTTTTTCCTTCTGATTTATTAGGAAATTTTGCTTTATGCGACATAGATGCACAGCATTCATTAGAGGGACTTGAATTTTCTAGATATGTTGATGACATTTATATATTTTTTGATTCATTAAATAATGCAAAAATTCATAAAGTAAGATTAGGAAATTGGCTTCGTAAAGATGGGTTAACATTAAACGAAAGCAAGACTAGAATATTTGAAGTAAATGAACTTCAACATGAAGAATCGGAATTAGACAAATTATTTGAAAATGCTAAATCTGAAATAATAGACAGAACAATTGAAATTGATGTTAATTATGGTTTAGATAGTCTTATTTGGGATTTAGAAACGAATACAACATATGAAGAAAAATATGATGAAGAAGACCTTAAATTAGAAGCCACAAAGAAATTATTTAATTCAAGAAAAGAATTTTCTAATAAGTTCAAAATAGAGAAATATTGCTTATCTATTTTCACTACTGTTAATTGCGACTATGCTATTGAACAAGTTTTAAAAAACTTTGCGGATGAACCTAGTTTAGCTCAAACATATTTTGGTTATTTAAGAAAAATGATTGTTAGTAATAGAATAACTCATTCAGATATAGAATCTTTATTAAAAAAGCCAAACCTAATATTTGATTATCAAAAAAAATGGGTTTATTCATTAATTTTATATCTCGATAATGTGAATCCAGAAATATTGAATATTGCCATGAAAGATTTAAAGTCAAATGAGAAAAATATCTCCCTTCGAGCACTTTGTGCAATTATTATTGGAAAGCATGGAACATCAGCCTTTAGAAGAATTTTAAAAACACACTATCAATCTGAAAATTCAGAATATGTGAAATCTGCAATTTTATATGCTTCACAATATTTTTCTACTCAAAACAGAGACACTTGTTATAAAGCATGGTCAGGACATAGTGATATAAATACATTAATTGTTAGAGCATTGAAAAAAAAGTAA
- a CDS encoding DUF4932 domain-containing protein yields MIRKTLKFFGKLLLVTIILLAVLVITYLIKPEFIENKAIDIFYPTVNIENKYRDKIIVENPEVYELMQIACSLTETFQNDQNLTNHKTGYYTNFINHFKSYKNHELVLKLNEYLKPNPYGSSQFAIRLLSLNYEINDSNKLKSNSFINVNPILIKLFKSKAFLISENIKLIEDFANKSGFKNYYAKHKNYYAKLISNYSKLCDFQNMKVWLENKFSSKYQSYRIIFSPLTGGFHNTMKFKNNDKNLEQTFMFVNAPYENIDNLPEKEFEIKSSKMARVVFTEIDHNYVNPLTDKYNDELKNAMIDYKFWNNQKGGMYQSSYNTFNEYMTWGVFNLYALDTYSKENIDTIIKIQTDFINDKRKFNQFRDFNKELIKQYNAKSKPKIEEIYKPILEWIEQKSVPNNVYN; encoded by the coding sequence ATGATACGCAAAACATTAAAATTCTTTGGGAAACTTTTATTAGTAACAATCATACTACTTGCTGTTTTAGTAATAACATACCTCATTAAACCAGAATTTATTGAGAACAAGGCAATAGATATTTTTTATCCAACAGTAAATATAGAAAATAAGTATAGAGATAAAATAATAGTGGAAAACCCTGAAGTTTATGAGTTGATGCAAATTGCTTGTAGTCTAACTGAAACCTTCCAAAATGACCAAAATTTAACTAACCATAAAACTGGTTATTATACTAATTTTATTAACCACTTTAAGAGTTATAAAAATCACGAGTTAGTATTAAAACTCAATGAATATTTAAAACCGAACCCATATGGTTCGAGTCAATTTGCTATAAGACTTCTTTCCTTAAATTATGAAATTAATGATTCCAATAAATTAAAATCAAATAGTTTTATTAATGTAAATCCTATACTCATTAAACTTTTTAAGTCCAAAGCTTTTTTAATATCCGAAAACATAAAGTTGATTGAGGATTTTGCGAATAAATCAGGTTTTAAGAATTACTATGCAAAGCATAAAAATTATTATGCTAAATTAATTAGTAACTATAGTAAACTTTGTGATTTTCAGAATATGAAAGTTTGGTTAGAAAATAAATTTTCTAGCAAATATCAATCTTACCGTATAATTTTTTCTCCACTTACAGGTGGATTTCACAATACAATGAAATTTAAAAATAATGATAAGAATTTGGAACAAACTTTTATGTTTGTTAACGCACCCTATGAAAACATTGATAATTTGCCAGAAAAGGAATTTGAAATAAAATCTAGCAAAATGGCGAGAGTTGTATTTACCGAAATCGACCATAATTATGTTAACCCATTAACTGACAAGTACAATGATGAATTAAAAAATGCAATGATTGATTATAAGTTTTGGAATAATCAAAAAGGTGGTATGTATCAATCAAGTTATAACACATTTAATGAGTATATGACTTGGGGAGTTTTTAATTTATATGCTCTTGACACATATAGTAAAGAAAATATTGATACAATAATTAAAATACAAACTGATTTTATCAATGACAAAAGAAAATTTAATCAATTTAGGGACTTTAATAAAGAATTAATTAAACAATATAATGCAAAATCCAAACCAAAAATAGAAGAAATTTATAAACCTATTTTAGAATGGATTGAACAAAAATCTGTGCCTAACAACGTGTATAATTAA
- a CDS encoding DUF6090 family protein translates to MKKYIKAFFKEIVPIIIGILVALYINNWNENKKDEKYINQILSSMKKELKESNQDIKEKIPQQKTLIDTLDFYKNNDKISIFDVMMKVNGIQIPKIRISSWKAISNSKIELLEYNRISDWANIEEQKEIMLSKTQYLMNFLYPNIKDTSIEKKELIMLMMQDIIVSEKDLQEQIEGIIKD, encoded by the coding sequence ATGAAGAAATATATCAAAGCATTTTTTAAGGAGATAGTTCCAATAATAATTGGTATTCTAGTAGCTCTGTATATTAACAACTGGAATGAAAACAAAAAAGACGAAAAATATATAAATCAAATACTTTCTTCAATGAAAAAAGAATTGAAAGAGAGCAATCAAGATATAAAGGAAAAAATACCACAACAAAAAACACTTATCGACACCTTAGATTTTTACAAAAACAATGATAAAATTTCTATATTCGATGTAATGATGAAAGTCAACGGAATTCAAATACCTAAAATTAGAATAAGTTCTTGGAAAGCTATTTCTAATTCAAAAATTGAATTACTTGAATACAATAGAATTTCCGACTGGGCGAATATTGAAGAACAAAAAGAAATAATGTTATCAAAAACCCAATATTTAATGAATTTTCTTTATCCAAACATAAAAGATACCAGTATTGAGAAAAAGGAACTTATTATGTTAATGATGCAGGATATTATAGTTTCAGAAAAAGATTTACAAGAGCAAATTGAGGGAATTATTAAAGATTAA
- a CDS encoding ankyrin repeat domain-containing protein → MKLITKITLITFFTLIHGNISYGQEISKEIWNSIKDGKTENLDELISNENLDKCYEIKGSSYNYLAISVKLKSLESLKYFVKRKANLEGECTGKTPLMYAVKYGQLESVRCLLKNGADLNTTNNGRTALDYAKKYDKSEIEKFLKEYKL, encoded by the coding sequence ATGAAATTAATTACAAAAATTACACTAATAACTTTTTTTACTTTAATACATGGAAATATCTCGTATGGACAGGAAATTTCAAAAGAGATTTGGAATTCAATTAAAGATGGAAAAACTGAAAATTTAGATGAGTTAATATCTAATGAGAATTTAGATAAATGCTACGAAATTAAAGGTAGTTCTTATAATTATTTAGCAATTAGTGTGAAATTAAAATCTTTAGAATCACTAAAATACTTTGTGAAAAGAAAAGCTAATTTAGAAGGAGAATGCACAGGAAAAACACCTTTAATGTATGCCGTGAAATATGGGCAATTAGAATCTGTTAGGTGTTTACTTAAAAATGGAGCTGATTTAAATACAACAAATAATGGGAGAACAGCACTTGATTATGCTAAAAAATATGACAAGTCTGAAATTGAAAAGTTTTTGAAAGAATACAAATTGTAA
- a CDS encoding alpha/beta hydrolase, with product MKKILIILILTVSKTLFCQKTLVETFESKILNEKRTIRIHIPKSFEKTENFPLILTLDGEYMFYNLIGNSELLLATEKIPESVIVGIDQNYFDSTKIWARNNDCSYNSKNAELKGKGIKFKEFIEKELVPYLTDKYKAGNYKVLAGHSFTATYPNFFLFDNSVFNSYILLSPYLNERISKKIIDKLSNNNKFLSYYISTSQYDLPGHLKTVKKIDSTLNKIVFNLKTEYTFNNFKGETHYSLINRSFPFALKAIFKDYSIITDKEIELEKNLLSYLKKKYIKINEHYGIKMPVRKDDLESIYWIAEEREDWESLKKIGEFSIDLYPEYSDGYFMLSAVAEQNKSYKKALKLYKKGYSNLGDDVLNKKDFYRHIERLKKIIEIEK from the coding sequence ATGAAAAAAATACTTATTATATTAATTCTAACTGTATCTAAAACTTTGTTTTGTCAAAAAACATTGGTCGAAACGTTTGAATCTAAAATATTAAACGAAAAGAGAACTATTAGAATTCATATTCCAAAATCTTTCGAAAAGACAGAAAATTTTCCTTTGATTTTGACTCTTGATGGAGAATATATGTTTTACAATCTCATCGGTAATTCTGAATTGTTACTTGCAACAGAAAAAATACCAGAATCTGTTATAGTGGGAATTGATCAAAATTATTTCGATTCAACAAAAATATGGGCTAGAAATAATGATTGTTCTTACAATTCAAAAAATGCAGAATTAAAAGGAAAAGGTATAAAATTTAAAGAGTTTATAGAAAAGGAGTTAGTACCTTATCTGACTGACAAGTATAAAGCTGGAAACTATAAAGTATTAGCAGGGCATTCTTTCACGGCTACTTATCCTAATTTTTTTCTTTTTGACAACTCCGTTTTCAATTCTTATATTTTACTCAGCCCATATCTTAATGAGCGTATTTCTAAAAAAATAATTGATAAACTATCTAATAATAATAAATTCCTTTCCTATTATATAAGCACTAGCCAATACGATTTGCCTGGGCATTTAAAAACAGTTAAAAAAATTGATAGCACACTGAATAAAATAGTTTTTAATCTAAAAACTGAATATACTTTTAATAATTTTAAAGGAGAAACACATTATTCACTAATAAATAGGAGTTTCCCCTTCGCATTAAAAGCAATTTTTAAAGATTATTCGATAATAACAGACAAAGAAATTGAATTAGAAAAGAATCTACTATCCTATCTGAAAAAAAAATACATTAAAATAAATGAGCATTATGGTATAAAAATGCCTGTAAGAAAAGATGATTTAGAGTCCATATATTGGATCGCAGAAGAAAGAGAAGATTGGGAATCCCTAAAAAAAATAGGCGAATTTAGTATTGATCTTTATCCAGAATACTCCGATGGTTATTTTATGCTTTCAGCAGTTGCTGAACAAAATAAAAGCTATAAGAAAGCCTTGAAACTATACAAAAAAGGCTATTCAAATCTTGGAGATGATGTTTTAAATAAAAAAGATTTTTACAGACATATTGAAAGACTAAAAAAGATAATAGAAATTGAAAAATAA
- a CDS encoding oxidoreductase, whose product MENKKWGIQNIPEQKDKTIIITGATSGLGKEATRVLAMKNATVIMAVRNTQKAEIVASEIRKEYANVKIDIRSLDLSSLDSISSFAKGVLEDYKKLDILINNAGIMMCPYSKTKNGFETQMGTNHLGPFALTGLLMPLLMSTKNARIVSTSSVAHNQGDIDFTDINWEKRKYNTNKAYSDSKLANLYFSYELKRRLENVENPPLVVTAHPGGTKTDLARHSGIFNVFMNLLFLPVEKGVLSTLRAATDVNAKSGDYYGPGGFMQVRGFPELVQSSKMSHNLTNAKHLWDLSEQLTGVQY is encoded by the coding sequence ATGGAAAATAAAAAATGGGGGATTCAAAACATTCCTGAACAGAAAGATAAAACAATAATTATAACAGGTGCAACAAGCGGCCTAGGAAAAGAGGCCACAAGAGTTCTTGCAATGAAGAATGCCACTGTAATAATGGCAGTTAGAAATACTCAGAAAGCTGAAATTGTAGCATCGGAAATTCGTAAAGAATATGCAAATGTCAAAATAGATATAAGAAGCCTTGATTTGAGTAGTTTGGATTCTATTTCTTCCTTTGCAAAAGGAGTTTTAGAAGATTACAAAAAACTAGACATTCTTATAAATAATGCTGGCATAATGATGTGTCCCTACTCTAAAACAAAAAATGGTTTTGAAACTCAAATGGGCACGAATCATTTAGGTCCTTTTGCATTAACGGGGCTTCTAATGCCTTTATTGATGAGTACCAAAAACGCGCGGATTGTATCTACTTCTAGCGTAGCGCATAACCAAGGTGATATAGACTTTACAGATATTAATTGGGAAAAAAGGAAATACAATACAAACAAAGCATACAGTGATAGCAAGCTAGCAAACTTGTATTTCTCATATGAATTAAAGAGAAGATTAGAAAATGTTGAAAATCCTCCTTTGGTTGTCACGGCACATCCAGGTGGTACAAAAACCGATTTGGCAAGACACTCAGGAATCTTTAATGTTTTTATGAATTTATTATTTCTTCCTGTAGAGAAGGGTGTTCTGTCAACCCTAAGAGCAGCTACAGATGTAAATGCCAAATCTGGTGATTACTATGGTCCTGGGGGATTTATGCAAGTTAGAGGGTTTCCTGAATTAGTTCAGTCCAGTAAAATGTCACACAATCTGACAAATGCAAAACACCTATGGGATTTATCAGAACAACTAACTGGTGTTCAATATTAA
- a CDS encoding PadR family transcriptional regulator: MTKNILPDLLSSWEETYKKGQLTLWIFLALKDGQKYVDEIKEFIESKSKNTINCEEQSLYRNLRKYEHIDVVTFENKKGNKGPDRKYYFLTKMGNELLEKFIERNIELFFSTEIKNILKK, from the coding sequence ATGACAAAAAACATACTACCTGATTTACTATCTTCTTGGGAGGAAACTTATAAAAAAGGACAACTTACTTTATGGATATTTCTTGCATTGAAAGATGGACAAAAATATGTGGATGAAATTAAGGAATTTATAGAAAGTAAATCCAAAAACACAATTAACTGCGAAGAACAAAGTCTTTATAGAAATTTGCGGAAATATGAACATATTGACGTAGTAACATTTGAAAATAAAAAAGGAAATAAAGGACCTGATAGAAAATACTACTTCTTGACCAAAATGGGAAATGAATTACTTGAAAAATTTATCGAAAGAAATATAGAACTGTTCTTTTCAACTGAAATAAAGAACATTTTAAAAAAATAA
- a CDS encoding erythromycin esterase family protein encodes MKKNYLIFVILFSLFNINGQNNKTIKWINENAIEIEDANPDSELIVFKNNTPNKFANAKVFGFGEATHHGKEFFNLKAKFFKYLVKNHHVKTFIMEESFPSESGINEWISGGKGDIKTIANNFSIGPWYCIEIVNLIKWMRDYNSTKNKDEQVYFYGMDIQYVKNINLKIRDFVLRKKIPIREELLITLDKCVNKKVEYGKKSNWEEIQTPKLNEIENILIEFQKKSTNENISEFNSAIRALNYLKKYTYYVQNHYSQDRDLKMYENVKWIIENKSKNGKAFIWAHNEHINNKGFGNYSKRNIYNLGRQLKEFYKNEYYSVGFDFGSGTIPGIKVENGKLNGWKQFKFKKPFNSTYAETLFKSNLDIYFIDLNKALNSNIKSFFKKTSKQFNSGGNGFQSKKNNLMNKKYSEIYDGLIFVKNLSISNSNLNE; translated from the coding sequence ATGAAAAAAAATTATTTAATATTTGTAATACTATTTTCCTTATTCAATATTAATGGTCAAAATAATAAAACTATAAAATGGATTAATGAAAATGCTATTGAAATTGAAGATGCAAACCCTGATTCTGAACTAATAGTTTTTAAAAATAATACACCTAATAAATTTGCAAATGCTAAAGTTTTTGGATTCGGTGAAGCTACTCATCACGGAAAAGAGTTTTTTAATCTAAAAGCTAAATTTTTTAAATACTTAGTAAAAAATCATCATGTAAAAACTTTTATAATGGAAGAATCTTTTCCATCTGAATCAGGTATTAATGAATGGATTTCAGGAGGTAAGGGAGATATTAAAACAATTGCTAATAATTTTAGTATTGGACCTTGGTATTGTATAGAAATAGTAAACCTTATAAAATGGATGAGAGATTATAATTCAACTAAGAATAAAGATGAACAAGTTTATTTTTATGGAATGGACATTCAATATGTGAAAAATATCAATCTAAAAATTCGTGATTTTGTTCTTAGGAAGAAAATTCCTATTAGAGAAGAACTTCTAATTACTTTAGACAAATGTGTAAATAAAAAAGTTGAATATGGGAAAAAATCAAATTGGGAGGAGATTCAAACTCCTAAACTGAATGAAATTGAAAATATTTTAATTGAATTTCAAAAAAAAAGTACGAATGAAAATATTAGTGAATTTAATTCAGCTATTAGAGCTTTGAATTATTTGAAAAAATATACTTACTATGTACAAAATCATTATAGTCAAGATAGAGATTTAAAGATGTATGAAAATGTTAAATGGATAATTGAAAATAAGTCAAAAAACGGAAAAGCATTTATTTGGGCTCATAATGAACATATTAATAACAAAGGTTTTGGCAATTATAGTAAACGAAATATTTATAATTTAGGAAGACAATTAAAAGAATTTTATAAGAATGAATATTATAGTGTAGGATTTGATTTTGGTTCTGGAACAATACCAGGAATTAAAGTAGAAAATGGTAAGTTAAATGGTTGGAAACAATTTAAATTTAAAAAACCTTTTAATAGTACATATGCAGAAACACTTTTTAAATCAAACTTAGATATTTACTTTATTGATTTAAATAAAGCATTAAATAGTAATATTAAATCATTTTTTAAGAAAACAAGTAAACAATTTAATTCTGGTGGTAATGGTTTTCAATCTAAAAAAAATAATTTAATGAATAAAAAATATTCTGAAATATATGACGGTTTGATTTTTGTAAAAAATTTATCAATTTCAAACTCTAATTTAAATGAATAA
- a CDS encoding S41 family peptidase: MNCIEEKYVAKIDTLKNQADVILFFEYLLNEFYDSHISLSTNIRESYRLSAPIYIELKNGKAFIKNVWQTQIDNLDENILGAEILKFNGVDFIKKIDDFPSICNDKTLPEVRNWIANKIVSGKYSEPRLLSLKVEDGQNVQLDLDKLNFKKESELLSYRIENGIGIIRINNSLGNNQLISEFDKTLDSLFYTKGLIIDLRNTNNGGNTYVGKGIMGRFTDKELPYQKHMYVESYDNQPKIVRSWFEHVSPRGNQYQKPVIILVGRWTGSMGEGIAIGFDAMERAEIVGTEMKRLAGSDFDFRFENQGFGYKLILQKLYHINGNPRELYVPTNYVKQSTIKKDEVLEKGTELINKMVK, from the coding sequence ATGAATTGTATCGAGGAAAAATATGTAGCCAAAATTGATACTCTCAAAAATCAAGCGGATGTAATACTTTTCTTTGAATACTTGCTAAATGAATTTTATGACAGTCACATATCTCTGAGCACAAATATTAGAGAATCATATCGCTTATCAGCACCAATATATATTGAACTTAAAAACGGAAAGGCATTCATCAAAAATGTATGGCAAACCCAAATAGATAATTTAGACGAAAATATTCTTGGCGCTGAAATATTGAAATTTAACGGAGTAGATTTCATTAAGAAAATTGATGATTTCCCTTCAATTTGTAATGACAAAACTTTGCCAGAAGTTAGAAATTGGATAGCTAACAAAATTGTTTCAGGAAAGTATAGTGAACCAAGACTATTAAGCTTAAAAGTGGAAGATGGTCAGAATGTTCAATTAGACTTAGATAAATTGAACTTCAAGAAAGAGAGTGAACTTTTAAGTTATAGAATTGAAAATGGAATTGGTATAATTCGTATTAATAACTCATTAGGAAATAACCAACTTATAAGCGAATTTGATAAGACTTTAGACAGCTTATTTTACACAAAAGGATTAATTATAGATTTACGAAATACCAACAATGGAGGTAATACATATGTAGGAAAAGGAATTATGGGAAGGTTTACCGACAAAGAACTTCCTTATCAAAAACATATGTATGTCGAGTCTTACGATAATCAACCTAAAATAGTAAGGAGTTGGTTTGAACATGTTAGCCCAAGAGGTAATCAATACCAAAAACCTGTCATTATTCTTGTTGGACGATGGACTGGTAGTATGGGTGAAGGTATAGCTATAGGCTTTGATGCAATGGAAAGAGCTGAAATAGTGGGTACAGAAATGAAAAGACTGGCTGGTTCTGACTTTGATTTTCGATTTGAAAATCAAGGTTTTGGTTACAAATTGATTTTGCAGAAATTATATCATATTAATGGAAATCCACGCGAATTATATGTTCCAACAAACTATGTGAAACAGTCAACAATCAAAAAGGACGAAGTGCTTGAAAAGGGAACTGAATTAATTAATAAAATGGTTAAATAA
- a CDS encoding SRPBCC domain-containing protein has translation MSQSIFAQKSYDYIKYIDEVKGKRTVYTEIDINASPDAVKKIFLEFDQWFKWCKVFPKIEILSGDINDIASKPKLDLTLDFGRKNDPQKAPVNPIITVNSKKVFVWGVYNGILIKAEHVFVFEPTNEGKGTRLIHYETMKGMLSPFLMTNKVKANMAEHYNIMNQDLKNFCENRNQ, from the coding sequence ATGTCACAATCAATTTTTGCGCAAAAAAGTTATGACTATATAAAGTATATAGATGAAGTGAAAGGCAAACGAACAGTTTATACAGAAATAGATATTAACGCTTCCCCTGACGCGGTCAAAAAGATATTTCTAGAATTTGATCAATGGTTTAAATGGTGCAAAGTATTTCCCAAAATCGAAATTTTAAGTGGAGACATCAATGATATTGCATCTAAGCCAAAACTTGATTTAACATTAGATTTTGGAAGAAAAAATGATCCTCAAAAAGCCCCTGTAAATCCAATTATTACCGTCAATAGTAAAAAAGTTTTTGTTTGGGGAGTTTATAATGGCATTCTGATCAAAGCGGAACATGTATTTGTTTTTGAACCAACAAATGAGGGCAAGGGAACTCGTCTAATCCATTATGAAACAATGAAAGGAATGTTAAGCCCTTTTTTAATGACAAACAAGGTCAAAGCAAATATGGCAGAGCATTATAACATTATGAATCAAGACTTAAAAAATTTTTGCGAAAATCGAAATCAATAA